In a single window of the Spirochaetota bacterium genome:
- a CDS encoding (Fe-S)-binding protein: protein MNIPEFYDIPPTDISREFFFNIGGTNGFMRWGIYLYLIVAIIYLSFTLIKRVRIWRKGNDELRTDFPEKRIVAIFKYVFLQVKTFREAYAGTMHGCIFFGFLGLFIVMSLIGLQHYFTDLLFNTKFIYGNIYLIWSLIGDFFGLIIITGIVMAFRRRYILKPNRLDTKPIDTFTLILILLIVITGFFSEAMRIAISGFPEFEVWSPCGYILSLAFSFSDTPTIEVAHYINWWIHTISAFGFIGLLASGKLGHILISSLNVYYQNLNTENPDTKYTFHIIHPAKVEDDDTIGVSRVEEFTWKQLMDCDACMRCGRCQDRCPAYITEKPLSPKNMINDIKNNMDIRIPKLITAEDPTKVESQALIGGSVLEDVIWSCTNCAACQEVCPVQIEHMNKITDMRRHLVLKERKISRELQTAFNNIEENSNPFGISFASRGDWITEELGIKALSKDPDVDFLYFVGCSASYDKRNQKVASALVKTLKMAGYKIGILGSEEACCGDSAMRTGNEYLFHTLAAQNLETFNNYGVKKIITTCPHGYNILKKEYPEFAKVGVDSYNNPLECNYEVYHHTEIIADLLRKGQIKITNALIGKITYHDSCFLGRYNKIYNYPRDIIRAIPGTEFIEMNWHHKTSFCCGAGGGLMWLDENLGSRINQFRTKDAHDTGATKIGTACPFCLTKITDGITELDIQNMETCDIVELVYNLMEK from the coding sequence ATGAACATTCCTGAATTCTATGATATTCCTCCTACTGACATATCCCGAGAATTTTTTTTCAACATTGGCGGCACAAATGGTTTTATGAGATGGGGTATATACTTATACCTCATCGTTGCTATTATCTATCTTTCTTTTACTCTCATTAAAAGGGTGAGAATATGGAGAAAAGGAAATGATGAGTTAAGGACTGATTTTCCCGAAAAGAGGATTGTCGCTATATTTAAATATGTTTTCCTTCAAGTTAAGACCTTCAGGGAGGCATATGCAGGCACAATGCATGGATGTATCTTTTTTGGTTTTTTGGGATTGTTCATTGTAATGTCACTTATTGGTCTTCAACATTATTTCACGGATCTGCTTTTCAATACAAAATTCATCTACGGTAACATATATTTAATATGGTCACTTATAGGAGATTTCTTCGGCTTGATTATCATTACTGGTATTGTAATGGCATTCAGGAGAAGATATATATTAAAACCCAATCGGCTAGACACAAAGCCAATTGATACATTTACCCTGATCCTCATTTTACTCATAGTTATTACGGGTTTCTTTAGTGAAGCCATGAGGATAGCAATTAGCGGCTTCCCTGAATTTGAAGTTTGGTCTCCCTGCGGTTATATACTTTCCCTTGCCTTTTCATTTTCAGACACACCGACAATTGAAGTAGCTCATTATATTAACTGGTGGATTCACACAATATCGGCTTTTGGATTCATCGGATTATTGGCATCTGGGAAATTGGGACACATACTAATTTCTTCCCTAAATGTATATTATCAAAATTTAAATACTGAAAATCCAGACACTAAATACACTTTCCATATTATCCACCCTGCAAAGGTTGAGGATGATGATACCATTGGCGTTTCCAGGGTAGAGGAGTTTACCTGGAAGCAGCTTATGGATTGTGACGCATGTATGAGATGCGGCAGATGTCAGGACAGGTGTCCTGCTTACATAACCGAGAAACCATTATCACCAAAAAATATGATAAATGATATTAAGAATAACATGGATATTAGAATACCAAAACTGATAACAGCAGAAGATCCGACAAAAGTTGAATCACAAGCTCTAATAGGTGGCTCTGTTTTAGAAGATGTGATTTGGTCCTGTACAAATTGTGCTGCATGTCAGGAGGTCTGTCCAGTTCAGATTGAACATATGAATAAGATAACAGACATGAGACGGCATCTGGTTCTCAAAGAGAGAAAGATTTCAAGAGAACTTCAGACAGCCTTTAATAATATAGAAGAAAATTCCAATCCCTTTGGAATTTCATTTGCATCAAGGGGTGACTGGATTACTGAAGAACTGGGTATTAAAGCCCTTTCCAAGGATCCGGATGTTGACTTTCTATATTTTGTTGGATGCTCAGCATCTTATGATAAGAGGAACCAGAAGGTAGCCTCTGCGTTGGTGAAAACATTGAAGATGGCTGGTTACAAAATTGGCATTCTTGGGTCTGAAGAAGCATGCTGTGGGGATTCTGCTATGAGAACAGGGAATGAATATCTATTCCATACACTTGCAGCGCAGAATCTTGAAACCTTTAATAACTATGGAGTAAAAAAGATCATTACCACATGTCCTCATGGATACAACATCCTAAAAAAAGAATATCCAGAATTTGCCAAGGTTGGCGTTGATTCATATAATAATCCCTTGGAGTGCAATTATGAGGTCTATCATCATACAGAGATTATTGCTGATCTATTACGTAAGGGACAGATCAAAATAACTAATGCCCTAATCGGAAAGATTACATATCACGATTCCTGCTTTCTCGGAAGATATAATAAGATATATAATTACCCAAGGGATATTATCAGGGCAATACCTGGCACCGAGTTCATTGAGATGAACTGGCATCATAAGACAAGTTTTTGCTGTGGTGCAGGAGGTGGACTCATGTGGCTTGATGAAAATTTGGGAAGCAGGATTAATCAATTCAGAACAAAAGATGCACATGATACAGGTGCTACGAAAATAGGGACAGCTTGTCCATTCTGCTTGACAAAGATAACTGATGGTATTACTGAGCTTGATATTCAGAATATGGAAACCTGTGATATAGTGGAACTTGTATATAACTTAATGGAAAAATAA
- the sucC gene encoding ADP-forming succinate--CoA ligase subunit beta, with protein sequence MRREEDMNIHEYQAKEILRDYNVPTPRGHVAFTPEEAVENAKKLGGKVWVVKAQIHAGGRGKAGGVKLAKSINEVKEFANEILGKTLITHQTGPEGKEVKKIYIEEGANIQAEYYLGMVLDRSKEMHVIMASSEGGVEIEEVASKTPEKIVQAAIDPSTGFLGYHGRKLAKGLGLSKDETKEFIRFAKALYKAYMNKDANMVEINPLIKTDEGKFLALDAKMGFDDNALDRNKDIEELRDLDEEEPSETEAGKHNLSYVKLDGNVGCMVNGAGLAMSTMDIIKFYGGEPANFLDVGGTASPETVAKGFEIILADQNVKAIFVNIFGGIVRCDRVANGIIEATKMTKVEVPIVVRLDGTNCDVAKEILENSDIENIIAAGDLADGAKKAVDAVKEVK encoded by the coding sequence ATAAGAAGAGAGGAGGATATGAATATTCACGAATATCAAGCAAAGGAAATTTTAAGAGACTATAATGTCCCTACTCCAAGAGGGCATGTGGCGTTTACACCTGAAGAGGCTGTTGAGAATGCAAAAAAGCTTGGTGGTAAGGTGTGGGTCGTAAAAGCTCAGATTCACGCTGGTGGCAGAGGTAAAGCCGGTGGTGTGAAACTTGCAAAGAGCATTAATGAGGTTAAGGAGTTCGCTAATGAAATATTAGGGAAGACGCTTATAACCCATCAGACCGGTCCGGAGGGTAAAGAAGTAAAGAAGATTTATATTGAAGAGGGTGCAAATATTCAAGCTGAGTACTATCTTGGGATGGTCCTGGATAGGTCCAAGGAGATGCATGTAATTATGGCTTCTTCTGAAGGTGGTGTGGAGATTGAAGAGGTTGCATCAAAAACTCCTGAAAAAATTGTACAGGCTGCCATTGATCCGTCCACAGGATTTCTTGGTTATCATGGAAGAAAATTAGCAAAGGGTTTGGGGCTTTCGAAGGATGAGACAAAGGAATTCATCAGATTTGCAAAGGCCTTGTATAAGGCCTATATGAATAAAGATGCGAATATGGTGGAGATCAATCCGCTAATAAAAACTGATGAAGGAAAATTTCTCGCTTTAGATGCAAAGATGGGATTTGATGATAATGCCTTGGACAGGAATAAGGACATTGAAGAGTTAAGGGATTTGGATGAAGAGGAACCCAGTGAAACTGAAGCTGGCAAGCACAATTTAAGTTATGTAAAACTTGATGGCAATGTAGGTTGTATGGTTAATGGAGCGGGCTTAGCCATGTCAACTATGGATATAATAAAGTTTTATGGCGGAGAACCTGCTAATTTCCTTGATGTCGGAGGCACAGCTAGCCCGGAAACAGTGGCAAAGGGGTTTGAGATTATATTAGCAGACCAAAATGTTAAGGCAATATTTGTAAACATATTCGGCGGAATTGTTCGATGCGATAGGGTAGCAAATGGAATTATAGAAGCAACAAAAATGACAAAGGTTGAGGTGCCTATTGTTGTCAGGTTAGATGGCACAAATTGTGATGTTGCCAAAGAGATTTTAGAGAATAGTGACATTGAAAATATTATTGCAGCTGGCGATTTAGCTGATGGGGCTAAAAAGGCTGTTGATGCGGTGAAGGAGGTGAAGTAA
- the sucD gene encoding succinate--CoA ligase subunit alpha, giving the protein MGILVNRDSKVIVQGFTGKEGTFHAQQCIDYGTNVVGGVTPGKGGQTHLERPVFDSVEEAVLQTGANVSLIFVPPFFAAEAIMEAADAGIELIVCITEGIPVKDMVMAKPYATKRGARIIGPNCPGILTSDEAKVGIIPGFIFKKGNVGLISKSGTLTYEAVNQVVKSGLGITTAIGIGGDPIIGLGFIELFSFFQEDPATEAVVMIGEIGGTLEIEAADFIQKNISMPVVAFIAGQTAPKGKRMGHAGAIISGGKGTAAEKMEALRDAGITVVDNAAEIGVTAAALLKK; this is encoded by the coding sequence ATGGGAATATTAGTAAACAGAGATAGTAAGGTTATTGTACAGGGATTTACTGGAAAGGAAGGGACATTTCATGCACAACAATGTATAGACTATGGGACAAACGTTGTTGGTGGTGTGACTCCTGGAAAGGGAGGGCAGACTCATCTTGAACGGCCTGTGTTTGATAGTGTTGAAGAGGCTGTGCTTCAAACAGGCGCTAATGTTTCTCTAATCTTTGTTCCCCCATTCTTTGCCGCAGAGGCAATTATGGAAGCTGCTGATGCTGGGATTGAATTGATTGTATGCATTACTGAAGGAATTCCTGTAAAAGATATGGTAATGGCAAAACCTTATGCAACGAAAAGGGGCGCAAGAATAATCGGACCAAATTGTCCTGGAATACTCACCTCTGACGAAGCTAAGGTAGGCATTATTCCTGGTTTTATTTTTAAGAAGGGTAATGTAGGGCTAATCAGCAAATCCGGCACACTTACCTATGAGGCGGTTAACCAGGTTGTTAAATCAGGCCTTGGAATTACAACAGCTATCGGAATAGGTGGTGACCCTATTATTGGGTTAGGTTTTATTGAACTGTTTTCTTTCTTTCAAGAGGATCCGGCAACAGAAGCTGTTGTAATGATTGGCGAGATCGGCGGCACTCTAGAAATCGAGGCAGCTGATTTTATACAAAAGAATATATCAATGCCTGTTGTAGCCTTCATAGCAGGTCAAACAGCTCCAAAGGGGAAGAGGATGGGACATGCCGGAGCCATAATATCAGGAGGCAAGGGTACTGCTGCAGAAAAGATGGAAGCTCTTCGAGATGCTGGAATAACAGTTGTGGATAATGCCGCAGAGATTGGGGTTACTGCTGCAGCTTTACTAAAGAAATAA
- a CDS encoding sodium-translocating pyrophosphatase encodes MEVNLFYIAPIGSLVALLFAWFFYKNMMKADEGNETMIEIAGHVREGALAYLIRQYKVVTIVFIVLLIILSLLAFLGVQNPFVPVAFLTGGFFSGLCGYLGMRTATNASSRTAYGASQSLNRGLRVAFRSGAVMGLVVVGFGLIDISIWYLVLNYLYDNNVWGLSQSLIEKVGIAGGVYNEGLIASPDFKHAKLVEITTTMITFGMGASTQALFARVGGGIFTKAADVGADLVGKVEAGIPEDDPRNPATIADNVGDNVGDVAGMGADLYESYCGSILATAALGAALPISSGYGGLKAVIAPMIVAGLGIIFSILGIFAVKTKEEASMKNLLKSLNLGVWGSSVLILIALAVMVQIGLINWGIFGAVIAGLIAGLIIGQSTEYYTSDEYKPTQGIADQARMGSATTIIEGIATGMYSTGIPVITIVIGILVAFGLSGGFTNISQGLYGIGFAAVGMLSTLGITLATDAYGPIADNAGGNAEMSGLDPKVRERTDALDMLGNTTAATGKGFAIGSAALTAMALLSAYLEEVKLWLGKLAGSEFFQVGTIKFYNILPDGVTLGPNDVIAHSAKMADFVRAYDITLMNPKVLCGLFLGAMMAFVFSAMTMKAVGRAAGSMIEEVRRQFREKPGILDKTEKPDYAQCVAISTAGAQKEMIVPSLLAIIAPVLTGLFLGVSGVMGLLAGGLTAGFSLACMLNNAGGAWDNGKKYIEKGHYGGKGSEAHKAGVVGDTVGDPFKDTSGPSLNILIKLMTMVSVVFAGVVIKFSPEIGKILGF; translated from the coding sequence ATGGAAGTTAATTTATTCTACATTGCACCAATAGGTTCACTTGTTGCCCTCCTTTTTGCATGGTTCTTCTACAAGAACATGATGAAGGCGGATGAAGGCAACGAGACAATGATAGAGATTGCGGGTCATGTAAGAGAGGGGGCTTTGGCTTATCTTATAAGGCAGTATAAGGTTGTAACGATTGTATTTATCGTTCTTCTTATAATCCTATCGCTTTTGGCCTTTTTGGGTGTTCAAAATCCATTTGTGCCTGTTGCTTTTCTAACAGGCGGCTTTTTTTCTGGACTATGCGGCTATCTTGGGATGAGAACAGCTACAAATGCCTCATCCAGGACAGCCTATGGAGCTTCTCAATCGCTGAATAGAGGATTGAGGGTGGCTTTCAGATCTGGCGCTGTGATGGGCTTGGTTGTAGTTGGATTCGGTCTCATCGATATTTCTATCTGGTATCTGGTTCTCAATTATCTATATGACAATAATGTCTGGGGGCTCAGTCAATCTCTAATTGAAAAGGTTGGCATTGCAGGTGGAGTATATAATGAAGGTCTGATTGCTTCTCCTGATTTTAAGCATGCAAAGCTTGTTGAGATCACTACTACTATGATTACCTTTGGAATGGGTGCATCAACCCAGGCACTCTTTGCAAGGGTCGGAGGCGGCATATTTACAAAGGCTGCTGATGTAGGAGCTGACCTTGTTGGCAAGGTTGAGGCAGGAATTCCAGAGGATGATCCCAGAAATCCTGCTACTATAGCTGATAATGTTGGCGATAATGTTGGCGATGTTGCGGGTATGGGTGCTGACCTCTATGAATCATACTGTGGTTCAATTCTTGCAACCGCTGCTCTTGGTGCGGCATTACCAATTTCATCCGGTTATGGTGGATTAAAGGCTGTGATCGCACCCATGATCGTCGCAGGTCTCGGTATTATCTTTTCAATCCTCGGCATTTTCGCTGTCAAGACGAAAGAAGAGGCATCAATGAAGAATCTACTCAAGTCTTTGAATCTGGGTGTATGGGGCAGTTCAGTTCTTATACTTATAGCATTAGCTGTAATGGTGCAAATAGGACTAATAAACTGGGGAATATTTGGCGCTGTTATTGCCGGACTCATTGCTGGACTTATTATTGGTCAATCAACAGAGTACTATACCTCAGATGAATATAAACCAACACAGGGGATAGCAGATCAAGCCAGGATGGGATCCGCTACAACAATTATTGAAGGTATTGCAACTGGAATGTATTCAACCGGGATACCTGTTATTACAATAGTAATTGGTATTCTAGTTGCTTTTGGTTTATCCGGAGGATTCACAAATATTTCACAAGGTCTTTATGGTATTGGATTTGCTGCAGTGGGGATGCTCTCAACGTTAGGGATTACACTGGCAACGGATGCATATGGTCCCATCGCAGACAATGCCGGCGGCAATGCAGAGATGAGTGGATTGGATCCAAAAGTAAGAGAACGTACAGATGCCCTAGATATGCTTGGCAATACAACCGCTGCAACAGGAAAGGGATTCGCTATCGGTTCCGCAGCGTTAACAGCCATGGCACTGCTCTCAGCCTATCTTGAAGAGGTGAAACTCTGGCTTGGGAAACTGGCTGGAAGCGAGTTTTTCCAGGTGGGTACGATTAAGTTCTATAATATATTGCCTGATGGCGTCACCCTTGGGCCAAATGATGTAATCGCTCATAGCGCTAAAATGGCTGACTTTGTTAGGGCATATGATATTACACTCATGAATCCGAAGGTACTTTGTGGACTATTTCTTGGCGCCATGATGGCATTTGTATTCAGTGCTATGACCATGAAGGCTGTTGGTAGGGCCGCTGGATCAATGATCGAGGAAGTAAGAAGGCAATTCAGGGAAAAGCCCGGCATTCTTGATAAAACAGAGAAACCTGATTATGCCCAGTGCGTAGCCATCTCTACAGCCGGAGCTCAGAAAGAAATGATTGTACCATCCCTTTTGGCGATTATAGCACCTGTTCTTACAGGTTTATTTCTTGGTGTTTCCGGTGTTATGGGTCTTCTAGCTGGTGGTTTGACCGCTGGTTTCTCTCTGGCATGTATGCTAAATAATGCTGGAGGAGCCTGGGACAATGGCAAAAAATATATCGAAAAAGGACACTATGGCGGCAAAGGCTCAGAGGCTCATAAGGCAGGAGTTGTTGGGGATACAGTTGGCGATCCATTCAAAGACACTTCAGGTCCTTCACTAAATATCCTTATCAAACTAATGACCATGGTCTCAGTTGTATTTGCTGGTGTCGTGATCAAATTCTCACCTGAAATAGGTAAGATACTGGGCTTCTGA
- a CDS encoding homoserine O-acetyltransferase yields the protein MNKRSIGIVHTEIMGIPLPDGDFKLERGGTLSRVEVAFERYGKLSEKGDNVILVCHALSGDAHAAGYHTNDEKSVGWWDNMIGPGKGIDTERFHVICSNILGGCKGTTGPSSINPATGEIYATNFPEITIGDMVELQKKLLDLLSIRRLYGVIGGSAGGLQVLEWCVRYPDFIEKAVCIAATESLSAQALSFDIVARNIIMADPLWNDGYYYGRDIPNKGLSLARMIGHITYLSKESMDVKFGRERREDRERSPFNTDFQVESYLDYQGRSFVERFDANSFLYITAAMDSFSLTERGGSLDEVFRKLESKFFIISVSSDWLYPAEQSKELAENLLISGKDVTYCNLASQFGHDSFLISNSDLNSLIYSFFEDPYSSNKKDQIFDEAHIKDFEIIARMIKPSSKLLDLGCGDGSFLQKMLIRDSVSVHGIDIDVKNIIECNRKGVSVFQVDLDEGLGMIPDNFYDYAILSRTLQEVHKPHLVLTEMLRVARMGIVSFINFANWKQRVVLSIKGCLPLSQKMTNKWYNTPNIHFLSLNDFKDFCMENDISILEVVSIPNGITSHIFTYLKRYNIGADRVIVKITKK from the coding sequence ATGAACAAAAGATCTATTGGAATCGTTCACACAGAGATTATGGGTATTCCTCTTCCAGATGGGGATTTTAAACTCGAGAGGGGAGGTACGCTCTCCAGGGTGGAGGTTGCCTTTGAGCGATATGGAAAATTATCTGAAAAGGGTGATAATGTCATTCTGGTATGTCATGCCCTATCAGGGGATGCTCATGCTGCTGGTTATCATACCAATGATGAAAAGAGTGTGGGTTGGTGGGATAATATGATCGGACCTGGCAAAGGAATTGATACTGAGAGGTTTCATGTTATCTGTTCAAATATTTTGGGCGGATGCAAGGGTACAACTGGTCCATCATCCATAAATCCAGCGACAGGAGAGATTTATGCTACGAACTTTCCTGAAATCACGATTGGGGATATGGTTGAACTCCAAAAGAAGTTGCTTGATTTACTTAGTATAAGGAGGCTCTATGGAGTGATAGGGGGGTCAGCAGGAGGTCTTCAGGTTCTCGAGTGGTGTGTGCGCTATCCAGACTTTATTGAAAAGGCTGTATGCATAGCCGCTACTGAGAGCCTATCAGCCCAGGCTCTCTCTTTTGATATTGTTGCTCGCAATATTATCATGGCTGATCCCTTATGGAATGATGGTTATTATTATGGTAGAGATATTCCAAATAAGGGATTATCACTTGCACGTATGATTGGTCATATAACCTATCTTTCCAAGGAATCAATGGATGTAAAGTTCGGTAGAGAGAGGCGTGAAGATAGAGAAAGGAGTCCCTTTAATACGGATTTTCAGGTTGAAAGTTATCTAGACTATCAGGGTAGAAGTTTTGTAGAACGTTTTGATGCAAATTCCTTCCTCTATATTACTGCGGCCATGGACTCCTTCTCCCTTACAGAAAGGGGTGGGTCGCTTGATGAGGTATTCAGAAAATTGGAGTCTAAATTTTTTATCATTTCTGTCTCCTCAGACTGGCTTTATCCAGCAGAGCAATCAAAGGAGTTGGCTGAAAACCTGCTTATATCTGGTAAAGATGTGACCTATTGTAATTTGGCATCTCAATTTGGGCACGATTCATTTCTGATTAGTAATAGTGATCTAAATAGCTTAATATATTCCTTTTTTGAGGATCCTTATTCTAGTAATAAGAAAGATCAAATTTTTGATGAAGCTCATATCAAGGATTTTGAGATCATTGCACGAATGATAAAGCCTTCAAGCAAGCTTCTTGATTTAGGTTGTGGAGATGGATCATTTCTACAAAAGATGCTAATAAGGGATAGTGTATCAGTGCATGGCATTGATATAGATGTTAAGAATATAATCGAATGCAACAGAAAGGGTGTGTCAGTATTTCAGGTTGACCTTGATGAAGGTCTTGGCATGATCCCTGATAATTTTTATGATTACGCGATCCTATCCCGTACACTTCAGGAGGTACATAAGCCGCATCTTGTATTAACAGAAATGCTCAGGGTGGCAAGGATGGGTATTGTCTCATTTATCAATTTTGCCAACTGGAAGCAGAGAGTTGTCTTATCGATCAAGGGATGTCTGCCTCTTTCTCAAAAAATGACAAATAAGTGGTATAACACTCCTAATATTCATTTTCTTTCATTGAATGATTTCAAGGATTTTTGCATGGAGAATGATATTTCAATTCTTGAAGTTGTTTCTATACCCAATGGGATAACAAGTCATATCTTTACATATCTTAAAAGATACAATATAGGGGCTGATCGGGTTATTGTGAAGATAACTAAGAAGTGA
- a CDS encoding (Fe-S)-binding protein produces MSTSSFILLLLIFISVGWFGYRVTQLLWVLRLGQPEDRFDNIAQRIMNVVIFVLGQRRVVKEISGWGHFFIFWGFVVIQIGALELFAQGFFRDFKYDKIAEELIGTPIIGEILYLIIDIICFIVLIALMIGLVRRYMLKPVRLEAKDPHAKVDATVIIILISLIILTLFGINGAELSEKLAEDNFSAIDRFNMIQIAGLRLDLFMPISSLFSYLFSGASHTTAESIRDVFWWIHIIIILGFLVYIPYSKHLHLLGAIPNVFFKSSKPVGELAQLDIDDEEAETFGAYRIEDFTWKQMLDLYACTECGRCQENCPAYLTDKPLSPKELIHDLKLNLLKRGLMLIEDEKERETDEAKEYLEKPLVDGILEEEAIWACTNCMNCQEHCPVFIEHVQKIIDIRRYQVLTEGKMATELQTTFTNMENNYNPYGFAFAARADWVTEDLGLKTLSEDSEVDYLYFVGCAASYDKRNQDIARLLVKILKKAGLKVGILGSEEACCGDSALRAGNEYLFQTLVTQNIETLNSYNVKKIITTCPHGFNVIKNEYPKYGGNYEVYHHIDLLANLIEEGKLTLTNPVNEKVAYHDSCFLGRYNEIYLAPRKILQAIPGIELVEMSKNHNKSICCGAGGSRMWIEEKIGKRINQYRTEDFKNSGANVVATACPFCMTMLSDGIVEIGLDENTYSAYDILELVDKALA; encoded by the coding sequence ATGAGTACTTCAAGTTTTATTCTACTACTATTAATTTTTATATCTGTAGGTTGGTTTGGATACAGGGTTACTCAACTCTTATGGGTGCTGCGCCTTGGTCAACCAGAGGATAGATTTGACAACATTGCCCAAAGGATAATGAATGTAGTAATATTTGTGCTTGGCCAAAGGCGTGTAGTTAAAGAGATATCCGGTTGGGGACATTTCTTTATATTTTGGGGTTTTGTTGTAATTCAAATCGGCGCGTTGGAACTTTTTGCTCAGGGTTTCTTTAGAGATTTCAAATACGACAAAATAGCAGAAGAACTAATCGGAACTCCTATTATTGGAGAGATACTTTATCTAATTATAGATATAATCTGTTTCATCGTTCTCATTGCCTTAATGATAGGGCTTGTACGAAGATATATGCTTAAACCTGTAAGACTGGAGGCAAAGGATCCACATGCGAAGGTTGATGCAACAGTAATAATCATATTAATATCACTAATTATTCTTACACTCTTCGGTATTAACGGAGCTGAGCTCTCTGAGAAACTTGCAGAAGATAATTTCAGCGCAATTGACAGATTTAATATGATACAGATTGCGGGACTAAGGCTCGATCTATTCATGCCTATATCCTCATTGTTTTCATATTTATTCTCTGGGGCTAGCCATACAACAGCCGAATCTATTAGAGACGTATTCTGGTGGATACATATCATTATAATATTAGGTTTTTTAGTTTATATTCCTTACTCAAAGCATCTACATCTTCTGGGCGCTATTCCTAATGTATTCTTTAAATCATCAAAACCAGTTGGAGAACTCGCTCAACTCGACATAGACGATGAAGAGGCTGAAACATTCGGAGCCTATAGAATTGAAGATTTTACATGGAAGCAGATGCTTGATCTTTATGCATGCACTGAATGCGGAAGATGCCAGGAGAACTGTCCCGCATATCTAACAGATAAACCCCTAAGCCCAAAAGAGCTTATTCATGATCTAAAGCTTAATCTATTAAAACGAGGATTGATGCTTATTGAAGATGAAAAAGAGAGGGAAACGGATGAGGCCAAAGAATATTTAGAAAAGCCATTAGTGGATGGCATATTGGAAGAAGAGGCCATCTGGGCATGCACAAATTGTATGAATTGTCAGGAACATTGCCCGGTTTTCATTGAGCATGTACAGAAAATTATTGATATAAGGAGATATCAGGTTCTGACAGAGGGGAAAATGGCCACAGAATTACAGACCACCTTTACAAATATGGAAAACAACTACAATCCCTACGGATTCGCCTTTGCTGCTAGGGCTGATTGGGTTACTGAAGACCTAGGACTAAAAACACTCTCCGAAGATTCAGAAGTTGATTATCTATACTTTGTGGGTTGCGCTGCTTCATACGATAAAAGGAATCAGGATATTGCAAGGCTACTTGTGAAAATACTGAAAAAGGCTGGATTGAAGGTGGGGATTTTAGGTTCTGAAGAAGCATGCTGCGGTGATTCAGCATTGAGAGCCGGGAATGAGTATCTCTTCCAGACTTTAGTTACACAGAATATAGAGACATTGAATTCATACAACGTTAAAAAAATTATAACAACATGCCCACACGGATTTAATGTTATCAAGAATGAATATCCCAAGTATGGGGGTAACTATGAGGTATATCATCATATAGATTTACTGGCCAATCTCATAGAGGAGGGCAAATTAACCTTAACCAATCCAGTAAACGAAAAGGTCGCTTATCATGATTCATGCTTCCTCGGTAGATATAACGAAATATATTTAGCGCCAAGAAAGATATTACAAGCTATACCCGGTATAGAATTAGTAGAGATGAGTAAAAATCATAATAAGAGCATATGTTGCGGGGCTGGCGGAAGCAGGATGTGGATAGAAGAAAAAATTGGGAAAAGGATTAATCAATACCGAACCGAAGATTTCAAAAATTCAGGGGCTAACGTAGTAGCAACGGCTTGCCCATTCTGTATGACAATGCTTTCAGATGGAATAGTGGAGATCGGACTCGATGAGAATACATACTCTGCTTACGATATACTAGAGCTTGTAGACAAAGCTCTTGCCTAG